Below is a genomic region from Anoplopoma fimbria isolate UVic2021 breed Golden Eagle Sablefish chromosome 20, Afim_UVic_2022, whole genome shotgun sequence.
tgatatctgtgtgggagagatagaacAAGACCTGCAGGGTTGTAACTAagtctgaaaaaataaacttctaaaACTTTCCACgaaatttgtctgtttgagtttatagaggaagatcttaagtatcaagcattaccttttattattatgggGAGTTTTATAATACTCTGCTGAATATTCCGTAACTAAGTAACCAATCTGCTTCCTGTTAACACcggcacacacatgcacagtgtccATGAACGGTCATGTGATATGCATTTTCAAAGGTTAACGTGTGGACggacattattttgaaaaaggtgcTATACCCCTTGTTGAAGGAAATCGCTTTTGTTTTGATACaccgttttaaaatgaaaacgtactagtgtggacatggcctgAGACACAAGGGTACAATAAGACCACACACATTGCAAGACAGCAAATAGCagactttatatatatatatctagaaAACCTTCTCCTGCTTCATTTTTCCAGCATGTCGATGGACTCCAATTACTCCAAGTTCCTTGATATTCACGGTGATTCGGTTCAGATCTCACTTTAATGTAATATGTAGCATGTGGTTGAAGATCTGACCTTGGTATCAATAAGGAGGTATTCTGTGAACTGAGCTGAATATTATGaggaaaagttaaaaacaaaagattatTGTTAGAGCTTATTACGGCAAAACATGTTGAGTCAAAgtatggttatttatttatttatgacagTGGATCTTACTTTGGTCTCAGTGCCTTGAGATGTTTGAAGTAGAATTTCATAGACAAGGACTGTGGAGAGGAACCTATGGCCTTCATACCCACTTTCCCAACTGATGTTGACAGTCTCTGGTGTTTCTTGGATCTCAGGTGGATGCGGTGGTGTCAGCTTAACTGATCACAAACAATTTATCAAAGCATGTCTTCACACATAAAAATCTTtccaacacaaacagcacattTTGCAAAAGCCAATAACCTATTGTTTGTTATTCAGTATCTCTCCTGACTAATACATGTCCTGTACTTCATCCTgaatcatgcacacacatctgCATACATGCATGCAAACCAAGACGGACATCTACACACATGTAAGCCACTCAGACAAATCGCTCATCAGATAATGATTACAATGAATGCATGCTTACCGTGATCTGATGGGTCAAAATCCGTTGTTACAGGATGACAGACAGATTCATGACAAAGTTTTATGTCATAAGTAACCAAAGAGCTTAAACACTCGGGGTCGTCCACGACTTTGCAGGCACAGCTGTAACTGTGATTCATCACCACAAGTGGACAGGACCGTACGTTgctaaagaataaaaatataataaaagaatattaccatttttttttttttttttttacactgacaCAAACATTAATTTGTGAAAGTAGgaatttaacttttaatttattcatataatGCAAGAAATGAAATtacccatcatcatcatcaatgaaTTTCAGGCTGTAGTTGGTGTTGGACTGTCCTACGGGAGTACCAGTGATGTTCAAGACACAAGTAATTGTGTCCCAATAGGCAGTCACACATGAATATCCATCAACTAGAGTATAACAAGTGGGAGGAAAAGATTATTGTTATGTTCATGTTGACACAATTTATGATATTCACAATcaaaagaaagttattgaaGTTACACAATTGTGTGCACATATATGTGAACAATACAacataaaacttgtttttactcaaatactgAATAATCCAggggtggaagaagtatttggATCCTTTACTTAAGCTAAAGTaagttatattattttatatacaattattacatttgtaAGATATGCATTAATACGTAAGTATAATTTGACAAGGGGGCCCATCAACACACTGCTTTTGAAAGCtgtcacaagccaaaaaggttGGAGCCTCTGGTTTGATCTCTAACAATGTGTagtattttattaatgtatatgcttttttaaagtaaaatctgtaaagtaaccAGCAACTTCAGCTCTCAGAtcaatgtagtggagtaaaaagtaaaacatttctctttttgtaataGAAGTATTGTGTTAAATAACATTGAAGTACTTAAGCAAACTACTTCAAAATTGTAGTTCAGTTCAGtacttgtgtaaatgtacattaTTACTTTCCACCCCTGGTGTAATCAAAATATTGCTCAAATGTTTATCACAGACAGATGAGATTACATAAATTCCTACTTGACATTTCtttatagtttgacatttcccTTGAACCTCCTACTGTGGTTGGTGACTAGAAGTCATGTGGCGCAACTAATCATGCAAAGGAAATAATTTGACCACGTGAATATTGGCAACAAGATGAGATATGACAAAAGCTGCCTTATTAAAGCAATTCTCACAGAAGAAGTTCAGAGCAGAACGGCCGTGTGTCCAGACAAATGAGCCGTACCTTTGATGCCGCTGGTCACTGCTAGGATGCTGGAGCAACAGCACAGGAACAGGAACAGGAGCTGCAGACACTTCATGACTTCATCCACGCTGTggagatgaataaaacattctgtAATACTGGACATGTATCATTCCAGTCCAGGCCAACATGGATGTATCTTTCTCTAATATACAcctatgatatgaatataacacaatcagaaatataataaaatacctTAAAGTTtacattatttgaaaaaaagacaagtataTCATTAGTTTCCATGCTATAATACATAGTTAATGGGAAAGTACTATTACCTCAGGGGCTCTCCTGATGCTGTTGATGTGAGTGATGACAGTGAATGAGAGATGGGACTGAGGTTTTTACTTATCACTGGTTGCATCACAGGAAGTCAGAACTTATTCGtcacagaatttttttttcttttacctttttggtttgtctttttgtcagagttcttgttttttttcacagtgccAGCCAAACAATTTAGGACTTAAgatatgtttgtttcttttctattttaagCACTGCAGAGTGAAGCATGGCCTTTTTGATTAATACGACTTAAAATGGGTGTCCTTTCTTGTTACTATTGGTCATATTTGTTTTACCATactgttttaaaacatgtttatgttgtCATTGAAGGATTTTAAGAatcaactataaaaaaaaatatgtattatttagaTCAAGGCCAAAGGAGCAAGGCTTCCTCTTAACTTACTTAATGTGTAAGTGTTCAGCTgggttgagatctggtgactgtgcAGTGCATAACACATGTTTCACATCATTGTATATTCATCATCAAATCACTCAGTGACCCTTTACACATTGTATGGAAGCAAATGCATTAATTTCTTCATTAATTTATTCCTTTAACGTGCCAGCTGTAAGTAAACATTCCAATCAACATGGAAACCTGACTCAACATTTACACTTAcatggaaataaacaaaaaggtcaTGGACTAATACTACTGTGCAAAGAAGGCAAGCACATTTCATACCAAAAGTGCTTTACatttgacacaaaaaacaaatgactacAGCAGTAACAGCAAGCAAGCACAATGGTCGATTCTTGGCCCGATTCCTTTCTCAATGTACATACTTCCCACTGGTTGCATTACTAGTAGAGAcaatttattgtaatatttttacACAGATGATACACAACTATAAGTACCTTTCAATCCTACTGATTCTTGTAGTTTGATTATTCCCAAAAGCTTGATGATACAAAGTGTTGAATAACCGTCCAACCTGACAGTCGAAAGTAATGGAACGAGAGTGACCTTTGAGAGTACAAAGTGCGATTCAATCATGTTGTTATTATCAAGAAAAATTAACCCCTTTCTGTCTGCCTGGAGAATGTTATTAATGCCTTAATTTCATCCCATCTGTATTACCattaatctatatttttatatcagcAAAAAGCACTAAACCATCTACAATTAATCCAAAATGCTGCTCGACAGTATCCCATGTTAAACATCCCTTCATTGGCTTCCCATTGAGccaagaatacatttaaaaattcTAGTAATCACTTGCAACACAAAATGGATTTGCTCAAAGCTATGTTTCTGATCTGCTAAGCATGTACGAAGGTCTGCACTTAGTTCAGCAGAAAAAGCTCTTCCTGCAGTTCCTACAGTAAGTCTGGACTTGCAACCAAGAGTGCagttatatatatgaaaaaagtcagcTTGTCTTCACTTGCAACAAGAATGGATTTCtatcatttttgtttacaaATGTCTTCTCCTAAAGTCGTCGCATCTTCTCATTTAAAACCACCACCAGACCAGATCTCAGGCCTGTTCGACTCGGGTGAATTGAAACTATAAGTTTCATCCCATTGGGTGAATTGAAACTTATAACTTGGATTCTAACTTGGAACTATTACTGAAGCTGTTTGTAGTTCATGTGTGTGACTGGCTGTGTTTTATATCTATTCTTATTTCTCCTGCAGTGCTAAGATATGACAATATGACTTCTGGAACTCTTCATTTGGAGTTCGGGGAATGATTCAGTGAGAACCTGGCAAACTGCATTTTCCTTATTGCTGatatacaaaaaacaaccaaataacacaaaaatTATTAGCTGCAACTGTTTTAAATCTCATGCCGCAAGTCAAAGTCACGTCACAAAACAAGGCGACAAAAATGTGCTCAtcatataatatgttttttctacAGTGCTGTTATTGTATAACCTTCAATGCCTAATCATTTAAGTTCCCCTCCACTCAAAGAAGTGTTTTGCTTATGTAACGTCACTGTTTGACCTCCACTGTGCAGAATGCTATAAGGGCAGATTCTGACACCAGAAGGCTATTTCCTGGTCACTTACACTCTATGTTAACTTAGATTTTATTTATGaggttgaattttttttttttaactattaattAATAACAGATTGGTGTTGGCTAAtagaaataattgttttcttatgTGTACAGATGATACATTTGCTCCAAGTTTGCTCTTTTATCTGACGTTAATGTTGCAACAGGATGGACGGTTACAGTGGTTACTGAGAAAATGCATTTGCTAAGAGAACAAACATTATCTGACATCTTGATAAGGTAGCAGGCATGCTGATGCTACAATACAAGCTAATGACGTGTGCACGGCCATGAGAATATGAAGCTGTGTATACAGtgacaaaaatgacaataacCATCCTCCAGCAGCACAAATAAAGGCAATATTTTCATCTCCTGGTGCATGTCTATGGAGTCTGGAGTGTAACAATAACAATTATGGACTTCCTCAGTGCTTCATTATGATCTGCTAATAAATTGATTCTTTTTTCCTGCTCTAAATGGTCAATTATTAATTAACAgtcaacaacaaaatgtataattgttATTTTGGCACACTCCAGTCTCAATACAAGTCATCTATATCTCTCTCCGATTAAATCTCTGTGTCCCATCTCTTTAAACTgtctttaaagcaaaaaaaacaaaacaataacaaatgtttctaaaaacatttaaacctgAATATGTACATCGTACAAAGtgcacaacaaaacatttcaagatTAACAGAATATACAGGGTTTTATGCTGAGCAGATACTTCCAATttacttcttttaaaaagtgtattttctggaaattaaaacaataatgacCATTTCTTTAAGGTAATTGTCCCACAGCACTAACTGTGATTGTAGCAGCGAATCTGCAGCGATAATCACGGTGTCTCATGGAGTTCCGGTTCTGAGTCGCTGAAGTCGTCTTGAATAGTGCTACATATCATCCACTGCTTGACGTAGTTAGAATTCAAGCTTTTGTGCTCGTGAAATAAATCAGAGTGCATCTGCTCCGCTACGTTTGAGTCTGAGGCTCCAGGGCTGCCGCACTCTCCGAAACCACTGTCAATAGTGTCCAAGTCCACGTGAGGGTAGCCGTCTTCCGACTGCTCGTTCGAGGCGAATGAGTCGAGTGACACCCTCTCTGGTTCATTAAGCTGGGCACGTGGTGGAAAGTTTATATTTTCCATCGATAAGTCATTCAATATTTGGTTTTCATGTTGTGGTAACAGCCCACTTTGCCTCTGAGGTCCCTCTAAATCATAACCAGCGTGTTCTCTGCCGTCTTCCTTAAATGATCCAAAGCGTTCTCCATCTTGGTAACTTCTTGGGGTGTTTATGGAGCTCAGTGACCCGACTTCCTCCTCAAACTCTTCTTCTCCAGATAGAGTCACAGTGTGGATGGAGATGTGTCCGGTGGAGTGACCGGTGCCCTGTGAACTGCCACCGTCCTGGAAGAACAGCAGCGAGTTGCTGTGGGGCTGCAGCGTGTGCAGGAAATGACCAGCCTGTCTCACTTCGTTGTCCTCGCTGTAGAGTTGTTTCTCGTTGTTCCACTGAAGGACGTCGTGCTGCTTCTCGCTCATCACCTGAGCATGTGGGTTGATCATCAGGTAATCGTACTCGTTGAATACAGGCTTCACCCACTCCTGCAACAGAACAAATGGAAAACATGAATCTGGTATATTGGCTTAAATGCAGGGGCCAATAAATATTTAGAAGAGTATTTGCTTATTTACATTCTTGCAGAGAGTTCGGTATATGATTAAAACCACTCTCATATCTATACGGTAAATATGAGGCTGGAGCCAGCggggttagcttagcattaagtcAGGAAGCCTGGCTCTTGGGCTGATCATGCATTAGTTCTAGCACGCAACTCCCAGTAAAACCACAACTATTCATTGTTACACTTTGGTTTAAGTATGCGATAAACAAGCCAGGTAGAACAAGttcattagtgagctttagataTGTTCAGCCTTTGGACCGGTTGGCTGTTTTTCTCACCTTCCATTCTTTTAGCCAAGCTAAGCCAAGAGGCTGCAGCTTCATTTTGAGCATACAGATATCAGAGTGGTATTGATCCCGCCATTGAACTCAAGGAgataagaagaaagaaaatgacagacatgtttgccttaataaaaaaaataaaaaaaataaagtgcatgAGGCCAGTCTCATACACCTCATCAAAAGAGAGAACCTACTctttatcaaatatttatttaatatgttttgcccactaatattgtttgtttgaagtgTGAAACATTATTACTTGGGGATTTTCCGCAGGATACATGTGAACATTAAGCTACGATTGTAACCGTTTATAGGCATCTTATAATTAGCCCAGTGTAGACAAAACATGACACTGAAGTAAAGGAAAATATTCCATGGTCTTTGTCTTGagcatattattttaataacaataaaaggttGTAACTTTTTCACTAACAAGACTGCAAAGATTCAGCCCCATTTTTATGTtctcaattaaaaaataacatttttggaTTTTGCCTTTCGTGCACTTTTAGTCGGATCTCCCAGCAAATCTGCAGTGCTTTACGTCAACATATTCATGCTACTGAAATGAGAACCTGCTGCAGCCACATATAGCCTCATTCGGTGATGGCCAGATAAGCATGAATGAGTTTCTTCATGCAAAAGCCACCACATCCTGAGGTACAGAGCTCATCAACATCACCCAACTGTCTCTGATCTGCTGGGAAAGCGTAAGCAGTCTGTACCACAAGAGTAAGATAGCGCAGTCAAACTAgaacattgttttaaaagagtTGGTTCAGTCTGTTGCAGTGATCCTGAAGATGTGATATagagtacaaaagaaaaacagctagAGAGTAACAAGGATTATACTTCACCTGTCACAAAGCACTACACACGGCAGGCATGTTGTTTCACTCTCACACTGTCAACTATTTTTGCATCAGATTTAGAATGATTTGATATAAGCGGTTGCATGTACGTCGTTTGTAAACTAAAGGAATTAACTAAATTCAAATCCAGTTTAAAGAAATCGATATTCACACACTATCACTATTTTTCATCCATACAATACTCTTTATGATGGAGAACTTGTTGAAAGTTGCCTTGTGGAGTATGTCCAAGTATTAAGGACTAAACACAGGGGACTTCATCTCATATCTTTCTTCAATACACGAAAATAGTTTGATGACGGATGGAGATTAGTTAAAATTCTGACAAAGGTTGAGCAGCATCTGCACTCCTTTGAAGCGGACTGACCTAACAAATGTCCTGTATGTCTTCAATAAACTCATTTCATCAGATATGCTTCTTTATCgcttgcatttaaaaaaaacagacacaagttAAGTTTCACAAGTTCACATGTTAAAGACTTGTGGACAGCCAACGTAAAACAGATTACTCTGTGcatatattacattaaacaaACTTGCACTTTATGACATTTGTGCCACAGACATGATctcattatatcatattttgttCCATAATCATAATTTGAGTGAATTgctcattcaatttttttgcaaacaagcTTGCCTTGAACCATGACAGAcaaagtcttttttattttatgaacaaAATGTTCCTCATTTAGCCCGGTCTAGCATATTCTGCATAGTGAGAAATGAGAGCAGTGCTAAATAAAGAACAACTATTTCCTTTTCTCCCTCGTACTTCCTGATCTCTGTGTTATTTGCAGCAGTAGCGCCCTCTGCATGACCAACATCTGTAACTGCACACAGATCTCAGGCCACTGGGTTGGTTGAGCTTGAAGTGGTTCACTCAGAGGTAACACTATCCCAATACAGATGGTATGTTAAGGATTATTATAGGTGTTTTAAATAGATACAGTATTCAAACACGACAAAACTCTTCAGCAATCATAAGTAGGAATGTGATGAGTGTCTTTAGGGCCATGTTGTGTTATTTTCACACAGCTGAAAATGTCTAATAAGACCAGTAGAAGATTACCTCAAAAAGCTACATCAAAATTATTAACATCTACAGTACACccctaatgataataatattattgtgaAACACTAGGTTGGACAGCAACACTCAAATCTGCAGCTGAAGTTGgtgaaaagtatttttagtTGGTTTGAAACCAAGAAAACCGGATCTAGTTTCCTGGGTATCAACTGctgaacagctgttttttattaGCTGTAACTTACTGTATTAACTGtaactttttaacatttacctTTCTTGGTTTTATTGCGCTGCATCAGTAAGTCAAATTCCAGAGTACATTACACATATAGTGATTAAAGCGATTCTGATTTATTGGACACTTCCCAAGCAGATGCTCAGTCACTTTAATCATGTTTGTGGATTCTAGAATAATTGTATaccatacatatatatacatatataagacattttgacatggaTCTGGGTTTCTTTTGCAATGCAAGAGTGAAGTTTTACCAGTTCGGGGCCCTTTTGGCTATATGGTCCTACTGAAATCAAAGTTTCATCAAATAcgttttaaaatgcataatttttctttttacttttaatacattcTGCAGCTGTACTTAAatgtactgttgcatgcagtttGCATTCAATTGAGACATACTACTTCATCATAACATTGCCTCTTAAACTACTAGGTCATATATTTGCTGCtaaaaggattgtgggtcagattTGTCAAAAAAGCATGTTGGCTTACATACTGCTAAATATAAAATCGTATGCATTAGGACATCCTAGTATTTTTGCCAGACCGCATTTGATatactatgtattgggacatactaagTAATTTTCTGGCATAGTAAATAGTATGGTAGTTTGGGTATTGGAACGCACAGATCTCTTTCCATTAACCTTAACATTAAATTAGCACATATGAAGAAAAGTGAGTGTGTTCCATTGAAAACAACAATCTGTCTATGCCTGTTTATCAAACGATAGAAAGAAAAATTTACATTaggggaaaatgtaaaaaaggtaATGGAAAGGATAATCATAGAAAGATCTGCctgtcaaacaaaaacatattttttcttttagcctGACACAATGACGCATTAGAGATCTGTACCAGGGGTATTTTCCACTGGGGTGGAAGAGGTCGTGCTGTCATAGACACATATCTACCCACAACATcagagagataaaaaacaaaaagcctctTGAAGCCCCTGCACACTGAGTCATTCATATCATGAGGGCCCTTAAATGTGAAGTGAAGGGAAAGTCCCATCATGCGAGGTCCAGATGTGCTGAAAGTCCCCACTTGGGCAACACCTGCTGGGTACTTTGGAAATTACACACAAAGCCCAAAGTCTTTTGTTTTCCGGTCTCTCTTACCTTGAAGTTCCCCCCATAGCTgaggtagaggggcttgaaaaACTCCTCCGCCTTGGGGATGTATAAAATCCGTTGGAGTTTTTGCTGCCACCACCTgaaacaaatatgaaatgatTTCAGACAAATAATGGAAATAGGTAAAATAACACAACATCTGTAATTTATCTCACTTGTGATAAAGTGATTTTCCTTTTTCGGTACCAGAGCTGTGCAGAAGTGAAGTCGTGTCCGAATAATAACCAGTAATGCTGAGAGCACAAAATggcttttaaataaattgttacaCAGTACaaagtttatttagtttattcagGTCAAAGCTGTCCACGTGTCATTCCTCATTTTAGCAATTATGTGCCAATTTGTAGTTTTTACGCTTTTTGCTTCAATGGCAAGAAAAAGAAGTCAGAAATAAACACTCAGTTACAAATAGGGGTGTCACCGATTGAGAATATACATAGTCAAATCTGATTGCTAAGGTCTTGCCTATTGTCAACTAATcttcaaatattgttttgtttttttgcctttttttatattgaactTTATGTATCCATAGAAAATAGTAATAGGGATgctaatttagatttttttctgaccATAACATGCCATAGTTAACCAACAACATTAGTCCCTTGCATGCAGGGTGCTGTGGTTAAAGTGCTAACAAGCTGCAATGCAACCATAACCAATACACAAACAGGTTTAGTGTGCGTATGCTCATAACAGGCTCCACCCGTCTGAGGAGTTAGCAGCCAAGATGATGCATGCATTTTCATAGACGCATACAAACACTTTTCACAGTAAGTTAAAACAGCATTAATTAGTTTAAGTGAAAGGTTGCCGGTTGTGTGTCTGAAGGTCACTGTGTACTGAAAGTTCGTTGTAACAttagcgagagagaaagagagagagagagagagagagagagagagagagagagagagagagagagagagagagagagagcgtgtgtgAGAGTATGAAGTTAGCTGTAAAGTTAGAGCTGTGAGCGTAGCAGTGCAGTGAGTGTTCAGTGTATTTGTCTCCTGAAGATCCAAGACAAGTTTCTGGTTCTTGCCTGCTACCTGCTGGTTAAAATGAAGTGGGTGGCTCACTTAAGTTGagctgacctttaaggtggacctGCTATAAAGTGGCAAGCCGCTCCTCTGAATGGTGATAtttcttttaacagtttaactGACGGCATTAATCAGtcaaaattcttattttagttAATGGTTAATCTTGAACATccctgaaagaaaaaatgtaattactaaATATTGGCCAAGAGACATGGCTATCGCTTAGCTGTTGTTTAAGAACtacaacactgtgtgtgtgtgtgtgtgtgtgtgtgtgtgtgtgtgtgtgtgtgtgtgtgtgtgtgtgtgtgtgtgtgtgtgtgtgtgtttgtgtgtttgacatttagCTCCCACATATAGCCTGAATGAAATGACCTGTAAACTAAACTCCACAGAGATGTTTTGAGTGTGAAATCGTCAAATAGTCTACTATTCAGTGTCACCAGTTTATTTGGTACAAATAGCTCAAATCAATGCAGTCCAATTAACATTGATGTGAAATTTAGGGAAGCCAGTCAGAGACCATTTCTCACCAGCAAACAAAGAATTAAAACTGAtacaaagatacattttctgggTTGATgggacaataaagtttattctaTTGTGCTGaaaagtcctgcaataaatcctaccaTCATTGAAagttataatgttcagtttttgttgaagcAGTTTTAAAGAAGTGTTGATTCAACTTCATGGTCATTGCGGAGGCTgaagtttgtggtgctgttgaattgaGGCACTTCTAGTAATTTGTCGAACCGACACATTTTTTACTGATATAAAAGTAGTtgacaaaatattgaaaaaaaacaactgcaagcATAACACAATACAGTTGAGCAtcaccacaaacaaaccaataacAGTGTATGTGCTAAGTTCATTTACTTTTTGAGTTTGTGTTCTTTCATGTCACTGTATGTGCCGTTAATAAGTGAGGTGTTGTTAGCTCGCACACTGATGCTCTGCATGACTTCCTATGTCTGCGAGCCATTTCAGTGCAAAGTGCCGCAGCACGTACAGCACAGCAGTGGTTTCTGTATATGTGGGAGGTAATGCCAGGAAAGTGTAGATCGAAGCAGTGAGATGCTTTTGCTGATAATTTACTGGAAGACAAAGTGTTTCTGACCTTAGGACtctgtttgctttctttcaACCTTTGCCAAGATATTTTTCCGTGCAATGGATGTAGATTCAATTAAGTGTGaattaaaaaggaaattttACCTTTAAACATGATTTGCACGTTCTATTTTTATAATGATGATCGTTGGTTCAGTCCAAATATTCTACTTCTACAAGCTTCTACTAGGACTCATCACTGAATATAGAGTGCCATCACTGTGAAAACGAATAAATGAGGCGTTTGAGTCGGCGTGGTGCACGTCAATGTGTGGCAAACCCCACTGTATTTGGAGACTTATAGAAAAGTGGACCACTTAGAATTGTTAATCAAGAGAAATTTTGAAAAGTTATTAAGGTAGCTCAGCACACACACCTCAAATCCAACTGTAGTCACACATACTCTGTACAAAAGGAACGGGGCCACATCCTCATACttgaagtaaaataaagtaactCTGGTGTTTTCAGTACTCACGGTTTTTTGAAGTAACCCAGCAACAGGAGAAGGACAAGAACAACGGACAGAGGGACGTACCACCAAAGTCCATTAACTCCTGTAAAGGAGACATAACATATCAAATATGTACCAATGTTTATATGAAGGATCAATGCAGAAACTCATATTTGTATGATGGTTTGaagcatgtaaacacaacaaaaatatcatCTCTGACAAAAGCTGATTATTTCATGGCTCCAGGCTGGAGGGTACAATGCTCCTCTACCTTCGTACGATCCTCTAGTCCTCCAATGTGCAGTGGAGCTCCACTCGCTCCATGGACCCACATAGAGATTCCCAGGACACATTTTGGTCTGAACATCCACAGTATAGAAGACATGTGGTTGCAGATGCTTATGGTCTAACAGAATGTTCTTCTCTTTCATTAAAAGGGAGAGAACTGGATCCTGTAGGAAAGGAAATAAGAACAGAAAATCTTTGGATGGGTGTCGTCAGCAGAGGCAACTGACAATAATAAAACTGCAACACTT
It encodes:
- the il21r.1 gene encoding interleukin 21 receptor, tandem duplicate 1 gives rise to the protein MALKAVLLLLLWDLTLFVHSVTSLCNVNCSTDYESSLNCSCSGSLPTYSVLLNVICRDELQTEVYGSCEVKPPQSWCIMKPESFDEVLSTGTFCNATASKQGDQVNASGLSTWGLSQVVKLSPPVNVSVTNNDGVYNITWDQVVNSEEDCITYRVRVRDSKDLSKDPVLSLLMKEKNILLDHKHLQPHVFYTVDVQTKMCPGNLYVGPWSEWSSTAHWRTRGSYEGVNGLWWYVPLSVVLVLLLLLGYFKKPWWQQKLQRILYIPKAEEFFKPLYLSYGGNFKEWVKPVFNEYDYLMINPHAQVMSEKQHDVLQWNNEKQLYSEDNEVRQAGHFLHTLQPHSNSLLFFQDGGSSQGTGHSTGHISIHTVTLSGEEEFEEEVGSLSSINTPRSYQDGERFGSFKEDGREHAGYDLEGPQRQSGLLPQHENQILNDLSMENINFPPRAQLNEPERVSLDSFASNEQSEDGYPHVDLDTIDSGFGECGSPGASDSNVAEQMHSDLFHEHKSLNSNYVKQWMICSTIQDDFSDSEPELHETP